In the Longimicrobium sp. genome, ACGGATCCAGACGCTCGCCGAGCAGGAGCCGGACTACGCCGGCCAGCTGCGGAGCGCATTCATCACCCTCCAATCCGCCGAACACGAGTTCCGCGCGCGGATCGAGGCGTATCCCACCCTGGAGGAATACGTAGACGACATGCGCCGGACCGGCCTGTCCAGGGCCATGCAGCGCATCCTGCACGACATCGCCCCCGAGTCCATCGACGACGAGGTGAAGGGCGCGCAGCAGGAACTGAACGCGGCCTACGCCCGGGCGCGAGGCGCGTTCGAGGAGATGAGCCCCGAGCTGGACGGCGACATCCTCCGCTTTACCCACGAGCTGGGGCAGATGCGGCTCGACGAGCTGTATCGTACGCTCGAGGAGCAGCAGGCGCGCAACGAGACGCTGCTGGAAGACGAGGACCGCCGGCTGATCGAGCAGCTGATGCTGCGCGACGTGGTGGATGCCATCCGCGAGGCCATCCGCAACACGCGCCGCTGGGTGAGCGACATCAACGGCATTCTCGGCCGGATGCAGCTGTTCAAGGGCGGCATCATGCGCCTGCAGTGGGACGTGCGCACCCGCGAGGCCACGGACGCGTTCGATCCGCGGCGGCTGGACGACCTGCTCACGCAGCGCGGCATTGCCCTGGACGAGGCGCGGCGCGAGGAGCTGCTGGAGATCTTCCGCACGATGGTGGCCGACATCCGCCGCCGGAACCGCGAGCGCGAACTGCTGGAGGACTATCGCACGGCACTGCTGCGGATGGTGGATTACACGCAGTGGTACACGCTCACCGTGCAGCGCAAGGACGAATCCGGCCGATGGATTCCGCTCACCAGGCGGCTCTACGGCCAGGGAAGCGGCGGCCGGCGCACGCTGGACCTGCTGCTGCCGTTGATCGCGGCAGTGAGCGCGCGACTGCAGTCCGCCGACCGCGCCGCGCCGCGGCTGGTCGGCTTCGACGAGGCCTTCGCCGGCGTGGACGACCGCAACGCGGCGGAGATCTACGCGCTGCTCACGGAGCTGGACTTCTGCTGGATCATGGCGACGGAAAAAGCCACCGCGCTGGGGAAAGAAGTGCGCGGCTCCGCCACCTACGAAATGCTCACGGACGGGAGGACGGTCGCACCCACGCTGAGCCTGTGGGATGGCCTGCGCCGCTACGAGTTCAT is a window encoding:
- a CDS encoding SbcC/MukB-like Walker B domain-containing protein, whose amino-acid sequence is RIQTLAEQEPDYAGQLRSAFITLQSAEHEFRARIEAYPTLEEYVDDMRRTGLSRAMQRILHDIAPESIDDEVKGAQQELNAAYARARGAFEEMSPELDGDILRFTHELGQMRLDELYRTLEEQQARNETLLEDEDRRLIEQLMLRDVVDAIREAIRNTRRWVSDINGILGRMQLFKGGIMRLQWDVRTREATDAFDPRRLDDLLTQRGIALDEARREELLEIFRTMVADIRRRNRERELLEDYRTALLRMVDYTQWYTLTVQRKDESGRWIPLTRRLYGQGSGGRRTLDLLLPLIAAVSARLQSADRAAPRLVGFDEAFAGVDDRNAAEIYALLTELDFCWIMATEKATALGKEVRGSATYEMLTDGRTVAPTLSLWDGLRRYEFIGDELLGMETSSRGSMETEHAP